CCCTTACAATATCCACTGGAACAAGTTGAATTGGAAAATGAAAGTCTGAGATTAGCCCCTCAACTACTGCCACCTGCTGTGCATCCTTTTTACCAAAGTAAGCCCTTGTTGGCATCATAATAGTAAATAATTTTGTTAAAATAGTTGCTACCCCATCGAAATGGCCTGGGCGTGATTTTCCACATAAAACATCTGTGCGCTCTTGAACCACTACTTTTACAGTAGAAGAGTGTGGATACATTTCTTCAACTGATGGGTGGAAAAGATAATCTATTTTTTCACCTTGGGCCAATTCTAGATCTCTTTCAAAATCGCGTGGATATGTTTCATAGTCTTCACCAGGACCAAATTGAATCGGATTAACAAAAATACTTATAACGACAATATCATTCTCTTGTCTTGCTTTTTTCATAAGGGTTAAATGACCTTCATGAAGGAAACCCATTGTTGGAACAAATCCAATTGATTTTCCTAATTCTTTTTGTCTATTTATTTCTGACTGCATTTCTGTGATTGTTGTTACTACCTTCATTCTTTACCTCCATATAGCCCTGAAAGCTCTGTTTCATTCATTGTAAAAGTGTGCTGCCCTTCTGGAAACTGTTCGCTTTTTACATCTGATACATAAGCTTGAATTGATTCAATAATAAATGGATTTAATGAAGTATATTGTTTCACGAATTTTGGTACTCGTTTCACTCCATATCCTAAAATATCATGATAGACAAGGACCTGCCCATCAACTTCAAGACCTGCTCCAATTCCTATAACTGGGATTGAAATGGCCTTTGTTATTTCCGCTGCAAGTTGTTTTGGAACACATTCTAGAACCAGCGCAAATGCACCTGCTGCTTCACACTTTATAGCATCCTCAATAAGTTTCCTTGCTGCCTCTCTATCTTTCCCTTGAACCTTATATCCTCCGAGAGTTCCCACTGATTGGGGTGTTAAACCTAAATGGGCACAAACCGGAATTCCAGCACTTGTGATAGCAGCCATTTTTCCTATCACATCATCAGCACCCTCGATTTTCACCGCATGTGCACCCGTTTCTTGAATAAGCCTACCAGCATTTTTTAAAGTATCTTTAACAGATAAATGATAGGTTAGAAAAGGCATATCAACAATAATAAATGTATCTTTAGCCCCACGTTTAACTGCCTTCGTATGGTGAATCATATCTTCCAGCGTTACCGGAATGGTCGAATCGTAACCTAGTACAACCATACCTAAAGAATCGCCAACTAATATGAAGTCAACTCCCCCTGCTTCCGCAAGATTTGCTGAAGGATAGTCATATGCAGTCAGCATAACCATTTTCTCATTTCTTTCTTTCATTTTCATAAAATCAAGTGTTTGCTTCATCTTTTTCCCTCCTTTAATTAGAAAGGGAGAGAGGAAATAAAACGGTTTTGAGCAAACAAAAAGATCCTTCTGAAGGCAGAGGATCTTGGTTACTCTTTTGCTTGTTTCATCCCTCTGTCCCGGTCCGTCCAACGGATCTAGGCAGAAACTTTTTAAATTATTTTGTGAATTATTACAAGGTGCAGCTCACAAAGATACCGCCCAAAAACAGTATAACAAAGAAACAAGAAAATAGGCTAGCATTTACTTAAGAAAGTTCAATATCTGCAGAATATACCTGATGAATAGTTCCTGCATGATCTTCGATTTGTAAAACCCCTTCATCAGTTATTCCAAGCGCCCTTCCTTCAATGGTTCCCAATAATGTTCGAGCTTTTATCTGTTTTCCGATACCGGTAGCATAACTTTCCCAAAGAAGCTTAATCGGAAAAAAACCCTCAGCTAAATAGAGTAAATACATTTTTTCAAACTGGGTAAAGATTCCTTTAATTAAGGTTGCACGTGAAACTTCGCTTCCGTTTTCAATCATAAGCGAACTTGCTGTTTTCTGTAGATCTAGTGGAAAATCTGCTAATTTTTGATTAACATTGATACCCATACCGATAATAATGGAGTGAATTCGATCAGATTCAGCCTGTAGCTCTGTTAAAATGCCTGTTACTTTTTTACCATTCAAAAGAATATCATTTGGCCATTTTATTTCTGGATTAAGGTCTGTCAAGTCTTCAATCGCTTGAACGACTGAAACAGCGGCTAAAAGCGTTAACTGAGGTGCTTTTGAAAGTGGTATATTGGGTTTAAGAATAAGACTCATCCAAATTCCCGTGTATTTTGGTGAATACCATTTTCGGTCCATTCTCCCTCTTCCAGAAACTTGCTCTTCAGCAATCACAACTGTTCCTTCAGGTACATCCTCATAGACAAGTCGGTGCGCTATTTTCTGTGTTGATTCGACACTTTCTTCATAATGAATGTTTTTCCCAATAAAATTCGTCTTAAGCCCTAGTCGTATCTCGTCCGCTGTCACCATTTCCGGTGTTTTTAAAATTCGATAGCCTTTTCTTTTCACTGCTTCTAATTGAAAACCCTCTTTTCGTAACTCCTCTATATGCTTCCAAACTGCTGTTCTGGAACAACCAATTAATTCTGCTAAATTTTGTCCTGAAAGGTATGTTTCACCGGCATCCGTGAAGGCATCCAGCAATTCTTTTCTTATATCTGATTGCACTTCAATAGCCACTCCTTTATTTCCGTTTTTTTATTTTCTACTTTTCCCTCTAAAATTGCCTGTTCAATTGCAATAATCATTTCATTTACCCAAGGTCCGCCTAATTTAGTAAACCAATCCATTAAATCACGACCAGTTACATCCATTTCAGACCGATGCTTCATCGGAAGCAAATGATACATATTCATAAACATATCAATAGATCCGTGGTCTTTCCTATCTTTGAGAGTATTAAAAATAGTTTCAACTGAATAAATAGTTTCCTTTTTTGCTAAATAAAGATCATACTTGCCCCATTCTTTCTCGAACCTTTGATAAAGATAATGCAAAATATGTTGAATTTCCTTTATTTGTTTTATTGGAAGTTTCCACTCTCTTAAAAAATTCTCAATTAATTTCCCTTTATATCCTAAACAATAAATAAATAATGACCACATTTCGTTTACATTTAGATTTTCACAATCATAGGATAGAAGTGTCTCAATAGAGTCCTTTTGTTCTCTTAAGCCAGGCAAATATAAAAACATATTCGCATCAATCATCATTCGTAGGGCTTTTCTTCGATCACTTCCAGTTAGAAGTTTCTCAAATTCAGCTCTTTTCCGCTCAACAGCAATATTCTCGAGCAGGTGGGATAGATTTGATAAAGCCTCTACTGTTTTGTTTTCTATTTTAAAAGAAAGCTGGCTCATAAACCTAACTGCTCTCATCATTCTTAATGCATCTTCTTGAAAACGATCCTCGGCTTTGCCAACTGTTTCAATTCGCTTTTCAGAAATGGCTAATTGCCCTTTAAATGGATCAATGAGCCTGCCGTTTATGTCCATGGCAATCGCATTCATGGTAAAATCCCTACGTTTTAAATCTTCATTTAAGGACCTTATAAAGGCAACACCTTTGGGCCTACGAAAATCAACGTATTCCTCTTCAGTCCTAAAAGTTGTAATTTCATATGAGGCATTCTTGTATAAAACAAGAATGGTTCCGTGTTCTATTCCAATATCAACCGTTTTTGAAAAAATCTTTTTGATTTCCTTTGGAGTTGCAGAAGTGGCAATATCAACATCATGAATAGACTTATGAAGAATATAATCCCTAACTGAACCACCAACAAAATATGCAATAAATCCTGCATTTTCAAGTGCTTTCAAGACGGGTACTGCCGTTAAAAAGGGCTCAATCATAAATTTCACCTTTATCCACTAGCATAAAATAGAGCTTCTCGTATTCTTCAACAATTGTTTGGGCCCGAAATTTCATACTGACTTTTTTAATAGATTGCTCGGAAAATAAATGATGAAGGTTTTTATCACTTAAAATCGAAATCGCTTTACTAGCAATATCATCGATATTCCCCAATTCACAAATATAACCTGTTTCACCATCTGAAATCACTTCAGGAAGTCCGCCTACATTTGTTCCGATACACGGAACCCCGCATGCCATTGCTTCAAGAGCGACAAGTCCAAAGCTCTCCTTTTCTGATAAAAGGAGCATCAAATCGCTAATCGAGTATAATTCTTCAAGATTTTCCTGCTTTCCTAAAAAGAGGACAGAGTCGCTTAGACCAAATTCTTTCACAAGTTTACACACTACTGAAACCTCTGGACCATCCCCAACAAGCAATAATTTTGCTGGCATGGCTTCTGCAATTTTAGCAAACGTTTTTACAACATCCCGTACTCGTTTAACAGGTCTAAAATTAGAAACATGAATTACTACCTTTTCAGTTTCTTTAATCTCGAACTCCTCGCGTAAATGTGATGCATCACTTTTTTGATAAACTCGTTCATCAATAAAGTTATAGACTGTCTCGATTGGTTTATCAGGGTTGATTAATTCATAGGTCTGTTCAATTAATGAGTTAGACACAGCCGTAACAACATCTGACTTTTCAATTCCAAATTTAATTGCAGCGATCAAAGAAGGATCATAGCCAAGGACGGTAATATCTGTTCCATGGAGTGTGGTGACAACTTTTAAATCTCTGTTGCACATTTGTTTTGCTAAAATGGCGCAAACAGCATGTGGAATTGCATAGTGTACATGGAGTAGGTCTAATTTTTCCCTATTAACGACTTCTGCCATTTTACTTGCAAGGGCAATATCATATGGTGGATACTGAAAAACAGAATATTGATTTACCTCCACTTGATGGTAATAAATATTATGGTACATTTTTTTCAAACGAAAGGGGAGGCTAGATGAAATAAAATGAATTTCATGACCCCTCTCGGCGAGCATTTTACCAAGTTCTGTCGCAACTACCCCTGACCCGCCTACAGTTGGATAGCATGTAATTCCAATCTTTAGTTTCTTCATTATTACTCTCCTAACAGATCACGATTCAATAGGATAAGGTTTTTTGTTTTAAAGCCTTCTGCAAAATCAACCCCAACCTGTTTCCCATAAAGTTTTTCCCGTGCTTCAACCGTTTCAATGTACCCATTTACAAGAGGTGTTGCGAAACTCTGTTCAGTCTTTTCAAATTGGCTTTTATATGCATTTAAAGCCTCTATTTTTTTATCCATATAAGACGAAATATCGATGAGAAAATCAGGTTTATGGAATCCATTAATCATATAAAAATATATTTTTTCAACACGAAACGGTAATTGTCCCCGAGTTTTAAATTTTCTTATTCCAGCAGAAAAAACCGCCTCCTCGACAAGGCGAGCGCAATTTCCATGATCGGGATGCCGATCTTCAAAAAAAGGCGCGAACACAACGTTCGGACGGTATTTTCTTATTACTTCTGCAATTTTTCTAATGTATTCTTCTCTCAGATATAACCCTCTGTCAGGTAGACCTAATGAAGATCGTTCGTCGACTCCAAGAATACTGGCAGCATTAGAAGCTTCTTTTTTTCTCGTTTCTACATTTCCATTTGATGATAAATCAGAATCAGTTAAATCACAGATGCCTATTTTCTTTCCTAGAGCTGTAAATTTTGCTATTGTTCCACCCATACCAATTTCGACATCATCAGCATGGGCTCCAAACGCAAGAATATGTAAATTACTGTCCATCGGTTTTATCACTGCTCTTTCCAACAAACTTTCTCCATTCTAAAAGCCCAAGTTCTAAACCCCTTATTAATAATTCAGCCGTCCCCATATTAGTAGCTAATGGTATGGAATAGACATCACATAACCGTACAAGTGCTGTCACATCAGGTTCATGGGGCTGTGCCGTTAGCGGGTCACGAAAAAAGAAAATGGCATCCATTTCATTTTTTGCAATCATGGCCCCGATTTGTTGATCTCCTCCAAGTGGTCCTGAATTAAAGCGATGTATTTCTAAACCTGTTGCTTCGCTAATGCGAAGCCCTGTAGTTCCTGTTGCGAATAAAGTATGTTTAGAAAAAATAGTTTGATAAGCAGTTGAAAATTGAACTAGCTGGTCCTTCTTTTCATCATGGGCTATTAAGGCAATATTCATTTTTATTGCTCCTATTCTAAAATATTTTCTAGTCCATATATAAAGGTATTAACATTCATAATGGTTTCAACAGCAACTTTCACACCTGACATAAATGAACCTCGGTTATAGGAATCATGACGTATGGTCAAAGTTTGGCCATCGCTACCAAATAATACTTGTTGGTGGGCAATTAAACCTGGCAAACGAACAGAATGGATATGCATTCCTTGGTAATCTGCTCCTCTTGCACCTGTTACCGTTTCTTTTTCACCTGGATGCCCTTGTTTTTTTGTACTTCGAACAGACGAAATCATTTCTGCTGTTTTAATAGCTGTGCCTGACGGAGCGTCCAGTTTTTGATCGTGATGCATTTCAATAATTTCAATATCGGTAAAATACCTTGCGGCTATTTGCGAAAATTTCATCATTAAAACAGCACCAATTGCAAAGTTAGGTGCAATTATACAACCCAATTCTTTTTCCTGACAAATCGCTTGTAATTCTTCCAAATCTTCTTTAGAAAATCCAGTTGTTCCCACAACAGGGCGAACATTATATTCAAGAGCCGTTTTAGCATGAACCATACCAACTTCTGGTGTTGTTAAGTCAATTAAAACATCTGCTTCAATATCTTGAAGGCATTTTTCTAAATCCATGAAAATGGGTATATCTAATTGTGGGAAGCCTTCTAAATCACTTAATTTCATGCCATCA
The Neobacillus sp. PS3-40 genome window above contains:
- the panC gene encoding pantoate--beta-alanine ligase, whose translation is MKVVTTITEMQSEINRQKELGKSIGFVPTMGFLHEGHLTLMKKARQENDIVVISIFVNPIQFGPGEDYETYPRDFERDLELAQGEKIDYLFHPSVEEMYPHSSTVKVVVQERTDVLCGKSRPGHFDGVATILTKLFTIMMPTRAYFGKKDAQQVAVVEGLISDFHFPIQLVPVDIVREEDGLAKSSRNVKLLHDERKQATALYRSLQIARETIENGERNPINVIQLIERHIKDETSGIVDYIEVYSYPSLNRLEKIKGSIIIALAVKFSRVRLIDNVMMDVN
- the panB gene encoding 3-methyl-2-oxobutanoate hydroxymethyltransferase yields the protein MKQTLDFMKMKERNEKMVMLTAYDYPSANLAEAGGVDFILVGDSLGMVVLGYDSTIPVTLEDMIHHTKAVKRGAKDTFIIVDMPFLTYHLSVKDTLKNAGRLIQETGAHAVKIEGADDVIGKMAAITSAGIPVCAHLGLTPQSVGTLGGYKVQGKDREAARKLIEDAIKCEAAGAFALVLECVPKQLAAEITKAISIPVIGIGAGLEVDGQVLVYHDILGYGVKRVPKFVKQYTSLNPFIIESIQAYVSDVKSEQFPEGQHTFTMNETELSGLYGGKE
- a CDS encoding biotin--[acetyl-CoA-carboxylase] ligase: MQSDIRKELLDAFTDAGETYLSGQNLAELIGCSRTAVWKHIEELRKEGFQLEAVKRKGYRILKTPEMVTADEIRLGLKTNFIGKNIHYEESVESTQKIAHRLVYEDVPEGTVVIAEEQVSGRGRMDRKWYSPKYTGIWMSLILKPNIPLSKAPQLTLLAAVSVVQAIEDLTDLNPEIKWPNDILLNGKKVTGILTELQAESDRIHSIIIGMGINVNQKLADFPLDLQKTASSLMIENGSEVSRATLIKGIFTQFEKMYLLYLAEGFFPIKLLWESYATGIGKQIKARTLLGTIEGRALGITDEGVLQIEDHAGTIHQVYSADIELS
- a CDS encoding CCA tRNA nucleotidyltransferase — its product is MIEPFLTAVPVLKALENAGFIAYFVGGSVRDYILHKSIHDVDIATSATPKEIKKIFSKTVDIGIEHGTILVLYKNASYEITTFRTEEEYVDFRRPKGVAFIRSLNEDLKRRDFTMNAIAMDINGRLIDPFKGQLAISEKRIETVGKAEDRFQEDALRMMRAVRFMSQLSFKIENKTVEALSNLSHLLENIAVERKRAEFEKLLTGSDRRKALRMMIDANMFLYLPGLREQKDSIETLLSYDCENLNVNEMWSLFIYCLGYKGKLIENFLREWKLPIKQIKEIQHILHYLYQRFEKEWGKYDLYLAKKETIYSVETIFNTLKDRKDHGSIDMFMNMYHLLPMKHRSEMDVTGRDLMDWFTKLGGPWVNEMIIAIEQAILEGKVENKKTEIKEWLLKCNQI
- the bshA gene encoding N-acetyl-alpha-D-glucosaminyl L-malate synthase BshA, with the protein product MKKLKIGITCYPTVGGSGVVATELGKMLAERGHEIHFISSSLPFRLKKMYHNIYYHQVEVNQYSVFQYPPYDIALASKMAEVVNREKLDLLHVHYAIPHAVCAILAKQMCNRDLKVVTTLHGTDITVLGYDPSLIAAIKFGIEKSDVVTAVSNSLIEQTYELINPDKPIETVYNFIDERVYQKSDASHLREEFEIKETEKVVIHVSNFRPVKRVRDVVKTFAKIAEAMPAKLLLVGDGPEVSVVCKLVKEFGLSDSVLFLGKQENLEELYSISDLMLLLSEKESFGLVALEAMACGVPCIGTNVGGLPEVISDGETGYICELGNIDDIASKAISILSDKNLHHLFSEQSIKKVSMKFRAQTIVEEYEKLYFMLVDKGEIYD
- the bshB1 gene encoding bacillithiol biosynthesis deacetylase BshB1, translated to MDSNLHILAFGAHADDVEIGMGGTIAKFTALGKKIGICDLTDSDLSSNGNVETRKKEASNAASILGVDERSSLGLPDRGLYLREEYIRKIAEVIRKYRPNVVFAPFFEDRHPDHGNCARLVEEAVFSAGIRKFKTRGQLPFRVEKIYFYMINGFHKPDFLIDISSYMDKKIEALNAYKSQFEKTEQSFATPLVNGYIETVEAREKLYGKQVGVDFAEGFKTKNLILLNRDLLGE
- the mgsA gene encoding methylglyoxal synthase, with protein sequence MNIALIAHDEKKDQLVQFSTAYQTIFSKHTLFATGTTGLRISEATGLEIHRFNSGPLGGDQQIGAMIAKNEMDAIFFFRDPLTAQPHEPDVTALVRLCDVYSIPLATNMGTAELLIRGLELGLLEWRKFVGKSSDKTDGQ
- the dapB gene encoding 4-hydroxy-tetrahydrodipicolinate reductase codes for the protein MKTIKIIIAGPRGRMGREAVKLVCSTDHFELKAVVDHKHDGMKLSDLEGFPQLDIPIFMDLEKCLQDIEADVLIDLTTPEVGMVHAKTALEYNVRPVVGTTGFSKEDLEELQAICQEKELGCIIAPNFAIGAVLMMKFSQIAARYFTDIEIIEMHHDQKLDAPSGTAIKTAEMISSVRSTKKQGHPGEKETVTGARGADYQGMHIHSVRLPGLIAHQQVLFGSDGQTLTIRHDSYNRGSFMSGVKVAVETIMNVNTFIYGLENILE